In Streptomyces dangxiongensis, one DNA window encodes the following:
- a CDS encoding restriction endonuclease subunit S domain-containing protein, with translation MSAPSAGPGDTTALRVGDALEEFTETLGAAEEPPVLTLTERNGFVRQDERFHKRLATTDVSKYKVIRENDFAFNPYLLWAGALALNSRFESGVISPLYPTFRVRDGYDPAYLRYVLLSGPMIQKYDSIAFGSVPRRRRSSVEDFLGLTLPAVPPEAEQRRIARILDHTDGLRAKRRAAIALLDDVVVAAYQKEFAADRHIARTTLEHVLVDGLSNGLSPATAGNITARVLTLSAVTSGVYRPAESREAEFAKKPSAAQLVAENSFLISRGNGNPELVGVGVVGRPDAEGRPLIFPDTVIGGVIDTRRAVPEFLAVAWRTPDVRAQIRSVARTTNGTYKVNQKGLGAITFPLPDPHDQERFAAEVRQVDTVRRRYQAHLAELDTLFASLQARAFRGDL, from the coding sequence GTGAGCGCCCCCTCGGCCGGGCCCGGCGACACCACCGCGCTGCGGGTGGGGGACGCCCTGGAGGAGTTCACCGAGACACTCGGGGCCGCCGAGGAGCCCCCGGTCCTCACCCTCACCGAGCGGAACGGATTCGTCCGGCAGGACGAGCGCTTCCACAAGCGGCTGGCCACCACCGACGTCTCCAAGTACAAGGTCATCCGGGAGAACGACTTCGCCTTCAACCCCTACCTGCTGTGGGCGGGTGCGCTGGCGCTCAACTCGCGGTTCGAGTCCGGGGTGATCTCACCGCTGTATCCGACCTTCAGGGTGCGGGACGGCTACGACCCCGCGTACCTGCGGTACGTCCTTCTGTCCGGCCCGATGATCCAGAAGTACGACTCGATCGCGTTCGGCTCGGTACCGCGGCGCCGGCGTTCCTCGGTGGAGGACTTCCTCGGTCTGACGCTTCCCGCGGTGCCGCCGGAGGCGGAACAGCGGCGGATCGCCCGGATCCTCGATCACACCGACGGTCTCCGGGCGAAGCGGCGGGCCGCGATCGCCCTCCTGGACGACGTCGTCGTCGCCGCGTACCAGAAGGAGTTCGCGGCGGACCGGCACATCGCCCGGACCACGCTCGAACACGTCCTCGTGGACGGTCTCTCCAACGGGCTGTCCCCCGCGACCGCGGGGAACATCACCGCTCGCGTGCTGACGTTGTCGGCGGTGACGAGCGGCGTGTACCGGCCTGCGGAATCCAGGGAGGCGGAGTTCGCCAAGAAGCCTTCCGCGGCCCAGCTCGTGGCGGAGAACTCCTTCCTCATCTCCCGGGGTAACGGGAACCCGGAACTGGTCGGAGTGGGGGTGGTGGGACGGCCCGACGCCGAGGGGCGCCCCCTGATCTTCCCCGACACCGTGATCGGCGGTGTCATAGACACCCGGCGAGCGGTTCCCGAGTTCCTGGCCGTGGCGTGGCGGACACCTGACGTGCGGGCGCAGATCAGGTCGGTGGCCAGAACGACCAACGGCACCTACAAGGTGAACCAGAAGGGCCTCGGCGCGATCACGTTCCCGCTTCCGGACCCGCACGACCAGGAACGGTTCGCGGCCGAGGTGCGGCAGGTCGACACCGTACGCCGGCGGTACCAGGCGCACCTGGCCGAGCTGGACACGCTGTTCGCCTCGCTCCAGGCCCGCGCGTTCCGCGGTGACCTCTGA